A stretch of Arthrobacter sunyaminii DNA encodes these proteins:
- a CDS encoding ABC transporter permease: protein MLQVIGKRLLMLIPTLIGLSILLFVWVRSLPGGPATALLGDKATPEAIARINAAYGFDRPLLEQYFVYVGKLLQGDFGVSTVTGRPVLEEFATRFPATLELSLVALIFAIGIGIPLGYRAATHYGRFWDHSSVVLSLVGITIPVFFLAFILKWLFAIQLPWFPPDGRQNPRIDATHITDFYVLDGLLTREWDASWDALMHLVLPGIALGTIPLAIIVRITRASVLEVQGADYVRTARAKGLMEKTIRGRFVLRNAMLPVTTTIGLQTGLLISGAVLTETVFAFSGIGRFLRDAIFNLDYPVLQGFIIFIAIAYSLINLIVDVSYGFIDPRVRVQ, encoded by the coding sequence GTGCTGCAAGTCATCGGCAAACGTCTTCTCATGCTGATTCCCACACTCATCGGTTTGTCCATCCTGTTGTTCGTCTGGGTCCGCAGCCTTCCCGGCGGCCCGGCCACCGCTCTGCTCGGCGACAAAGCAACACCGGAGGCGATCGCAAGGATTAACGCCGCCTACGGCTTTGACCGCCCCCTCCTGGAGCAGTACTTCGTCTACGTCGGTAAGCTCCTGCAGGGCGACTTCGGCGTTTCCACGGTCACCGGCCGGCCCGTGCTGGAGGAATTCGCGACCCGTTTCCCCGCGACCCTGGAACTGTCCCTGGTGGCGCTCATCTTTGCCATCGGCATCGGGATCCCGCTTGGCTACCGCGCGGCAACCCACTACGGACGTTTCTGGGATCATTCCTCGGTGGTGCTTTCGCTCGTGGGAATCACCATCCCGGTGTTCTTCCTGGCCTTCATCCTGAAGTGGCTCTTTGCCATCCAGCTCCCCTGGTTTCCCCCGGACGGCAGGCAGAATCCGCGCATTGACGCCACCCACATCACGGACTTTTATGTGCTGGACGGGCTGCTAACCCGGGAATGGGACGCGTCCTGGGACGCGCTGATGCACCTGGTCCTGCCCGGAATTGCCCTGGGCACCATCCCGCTGGCGATCATTGTGCGCATCACCCGCGCCTCCGTCCTGGAGGTTCAGGGCGCTGATTATGTGCGCACCGCGCGCGCCAAGGGCCTGATGGAGAAAACCATCCGCGGCCGGTTCGTCCTCCGCAACGCCATGCTTCCGGTGACCACCACCATTGGACTGCAGACCGGCCTGCTGATTTCCGGTGCCGTGCTGACGGAAACGGTGTTTGCCTTCAGCGGTATCGGCAGATTCCTGCGTGATGCCATCTTCAACCTGGACTATCCCGTGCTGCAGGGATTCATCATTTTCATCGCCATCGCCTATTCATTGATCAACCTGATTGTTGACGTGTCCTATGGCTTCATCGACCCGAGGGTGAGGGTGCAATGA
- a CDS encoding ABC transporter permease gives MSTVLPPAPGGAIRPDEPAAPVKADTRGTGMWRSAFKRLRRNPAAIAGAVIIGLFILVAILAPVLAPFGGDDLPGRTDITPTSIPGPGDIDAYPLGLDRFGGDVLSKLIWGARASLIIGVISTALGLAGGMLLGIIAGGIGGWVDNVIMRFVDILLSVPNLLLAVSIAAILGQNTYAIMIAIGVSQIPIFARLLRSSMISQRSADYILSAQSLGLSRRTITMSHLLPNSMGPVIVQGTLTLATAVIDAAALSFLGLGGGKPQTAEWGRMLTYAQNELAVAPQLAFLPGICIAVTALGFTLLGESLREALDPKTRKK, from the coding sequence ATGAGTACAGTTCTCCCACCGGCTCCCGGCGGCGCCATCCGCCCCGACGAGCCCGCAGCGCCGGTCAAGGCCGACACCCGCGGAACGGGTATGTGGCGTTCCGCCTTCAAGCGGCTGCGCCGCAATCCGGCGGCCATTGCCGGGGCCGTGATTATCGGCCTGTTCATCCTGGTGGCCATTCTGGCACCGGTACTGGCACCGTTCGGCGGTGACGATCTTCCGGGACGGACGGACATCACCCCCACGTCCATCCCCGGGCCCGGCGACATTGACGCCTACCCGCTGGGACTGGACCGGTTCGGCGGCGACGTCCTGTCCAAACTCATCTGGGGCGCCCGCGCTTCACTCATCATCGGTGTCATTTCCACAGCGCTGGGACTGGCGGGCGGCATGCTCCTGGGCATCATCGCCGGCGGAATCGGCGGCTGGGTGGACAACGTCATCATGCGTTTCGTGGACATCCTGCTCTCCGTCCCGAACCTGCTGCTGGCGGTGAGCATTGCCGCCATCCTGGGGCAGAACACCTACGCCATCATGATCGCCATTGGTGTTTCCCAGATCCCGATCTTCGCCCGCCTGCTGCGCTCGTCCATGATTTCCCAGCGCAGCGCCGATTACATCCTTTCGGCGCAGTCCCTGGGCCTGAGCCGGCGCACCATCACCATGAGCCATCTGCTGCCCAACAGCATGGGTCCGGTGATCGTGCAGGGCACCCTGACCCTGGCGACGGCTGTCATTGATGCCGCCGCCCTGTCCTTCCTCGGCCTCGGCGGCGGCAAGCCGCAGACGGCGGAGTGGGGGCGGATGCTGACCTACGCACAGAATGAACTGGCCGTGGCACCGCAGCTGGCGTTCCTGCCGGGCATCTGCATCGCCGTCACGGCCCTGGGATTCACCCTGCTGGGCGAATCCCTGCGGGAGGCCCTGGATCCCAAGACCCGGAAGAAATAG
- a CDS encoding dipeptide ABC transporter ATP-binding protein — MTEISLDSPLLEVTDLAVNFRTTDGEVQAVKNASFTLPRGGTLAIVGESGSGKSTTAMAVIGLLPGNGKVAEGSIRFDGTELVGLPEAKMRAIRGRSIGLVPQDPMSNLNPVTKIGTQVAETLLVHGMATSKDVDRKVIEVLTAAGLPDAAERAKQYPHEFSGGMRQRALIAIGLACRPRLLIADEPTSALDVTVQRTILDQIGKMTEELGTSVLLITHDLGLAAERASELVVMHRGLVVEAGPARQLLEDPQHPYTQSLVAAAPSVAAVRLSPGAFKAPAAQRLRLAEQVYAEHSDGTSTPVNDGGAPADAVPSPKHSAGVTAAGSPETAAPDNIVEIRDLTKVYKIRGRSEDFYAARNVTLDIPRGRTVAIVGESGSGKTTTARMLLKLVEPTSGTMTFDGIDVGSLEKAKLRDFRQRVQPIFQDPYSSLDPMFTIQRILDEPLKTYKRGSKSEREARVRELMDQVALPHSMLGRYPAELSGGQRQRVAIARALALKPELIVCDEPVSALDVLVQAQILKLLGDLQAELGLSYLFISHDLAVVRLISDYVCVMKDGELVEAASSEEVFSNPRHPYTRKLLASIPGNELNIEEDELAS; from the coding sequence ATGACTGAAATCAGCCTTGATTCACCTCTGCTTGAGGTGACGGATCTCGCGGTTAATTTCCGCACCACCGACGGAGAAGTCCAAGCCGTCAAGAACGCCTCCTTTACCTTGCCCCGCGGAGGGACGCTGGCAATTGTGGGGGAGTCGGGTTCCGGCAAATCCACCACAGCCATGGCCGTCATCGGCCTGCTGCCCGGAAACGGCAAGGTGGCCGAGGGCAGCATCCGCTTTGACGGCACGGAACTGGTGGGCCTGCCCGAGGCGAAGATGCGTGCCATCAGGGGACGGTCCATTGGACTGGTGCCCCAGGACCCCATGTCCAACCTGAACCCGGTCACAAAGATTGGCACCCAGGTTGCGGAAACCCTGCTGGTCCACGGCATGGCAACGTCCAAGGATGTGGACCGGAAGGTCATCGAGGTACTGACGGCAGCCGGGCTGCCGGACGCCGCGGAGCGCGCCAAGCAGTATCCGCATGAGTTCTCCGGCGGTATGCGCCAGCGTGCGTTGATCGCCATTGGGCTGGCCTGCCGGCCGCGGCTGCTGATTGCCGACGAGCCCACCTCGGCCCTGGACGTCACGGTGCAGCGGACCATCCTGGACCAGATCGGAAAAATGACCGAGGAGCTGGGAACCTCGGTGCTGCTCATCACGCACGACCTTGGGCTGGCAGCCGAACGCGCCTCGGAGCTTGTCGTGATGCACCGGGGCCTCGTGGTGGAAGCCGGACCCGCGCGTCAGCTGCTGGAGGATCCCCAGCATCCCTACACCCAGTCACTGGTGGCGGCGGCGCCCAGCGTCGCAGCGGTGCGGCTGAGCCCGGGGGCCTTCAAGGCGCCTGCGGCCCAGCGCCTGCGGCTCGCTGAGCAGGTGTACGCCGAACACTCGGACGGCACCAGCACGCCAGTGAACGACGGCGGTGCCCCGGCTGATGCGGTTCCGTCACCGAAGCACAGTGCCGGAGTCACCGCGGCGGGCTCGCCGGAAACCGCGGCACCGGACAACATTGTGGAGATCCGGGATCTGACCAAGGTCTACAAGATCCGCGGCCGTTCCGAGGACTTCTACGCTGCCCGCAACGTCACGCTGGACATTCCCCGCGGGCGTACCGTGGCCATCGTCGGTGAATCCGGCTCCGGCAAGACCACCACAGCCCGGATGCTGCTGAAGCTGGTCGAACCCACCAGCGGCACCATGACTTTTGACGGAATCGACGTCGGGTCCCTGGAGAAGGCCAAGCTGCGGGACTTCCGGCAGCGGGTGCAGCCGATCTTCCAGGATCCCTACTCCTCCCTGGACCCCATGTTCACCATTCAGCGCATCCTGGACGAGCCGCTGAAAACCTACAAGCGGGGTTCCAAGAGCGAGCGCGAGGCCCGCGTGCGCGAGCTGATGGACCAGGTGGCGCTGCCGCATTCCATGCTGGGCCGCTACCCCGCGGAGCTCTCCGGCGGGCAGCGCCAGCGCGTGGCGATTGCGCGTGCTCTGGCGCTCAAGCCGGAACTGATCGTCTGCGACGAGCCGGTCTCTGCCCTGGACGTCCTGGTCCAGGCCCAGATCCTGAAACTGCTGGGGGACCTGCAGGCAGAACTGGGACTGAGCTACCTCTTCATCTCCCATGACCTGGCCGTGGTGCGGTTGATCTCGGATTATGTCTGCGTGATGAAGGACGGTGAACTGGTGGAGGCAGCGTCGTCGGAGGAAGTCTTCTCCAACCCCCGCCACCCGTACACGCGCAAACTGCTGGCTTCGATTCCGGGCAACGAGCTGAACATCGAGGAAGACGAACTGGCTTCCTAA
- a CDS encoding ABC transporter substrate-binding protein encodes MTNSGMGRRSFLRAGAMIAAVTLAGCTAAPPEGTATASASATGSATGSEPTATFTFATAARPSTLDPALATDTESHRVTRQIMEGLVGVDPLTSAPTPLLAESWTESEDGRTYTFTLRRDVTFHDGEPFNADAVCANFDRWYNLPVSARGSGNLAYKAVFNAFSDAPNLAVYKSCTAIDEYSVKIDLATRLSGFIPALASPEFAISSPKALQQFKADVLTVEKDGQKVSDYALHPTGTGPFTLESWEGDEVRLAANPDYWGVRGQIGTVVFSTISSPESRLRALKTGQVDGYDLVTVADVDDLARNGLQILQRDPYSVLYLGINQAFPGMDDLKMRQAIAHSIDKGALLDGLFLNGTKQANQFVPEKLGVSSGSVTNYGYDPEKAAELFKEAGYDGAELPFYYPRHVTRAYLPTPERVYAELSRQLTAAGLNIKPVPVEWSDDYLSSVQTSGDRALHLFGISGTYNDPDNFVGTLFGSYTEEFAYDDTQLLSKIDRARTLQEGPERTEAYTAITDRISTRVPAVPLAFPISALALSPRIGSYPTSPLLNEVFNRIELRDE; translated from the coding sequence GTGACAAATTCCGGCATGGGCCGCCGCTCCTTCCTGCGGGCCGGTGCAATGATTGCCGCTGTAACTCTCGCCGGATGCACCGCCGCTCCGCCCGAGGGCACTGCCACGGCCTCAGCGTCGGCGACAGGAAGCGCAACGGGTTCAGAACCCACCGCCACCTTCACCTTCGCCACCGCCGCCCGCCCGTCCACTCTGGATCCGGCCCTGGCGACGGACACTGAAAGCCACCGGGTCACCCGCCAGATCATGGAGGGGCTGGTTGGTGTTGATCCCCTGACCTCTGCACCCACTCCCCTGCTGGCCGAGAGCTGGACCGAATCCGAAGACGGACGCACATACACCTTCACCCTGCGGCGGGACGTCACCTTCCATGACGGCGAGCCGTTCAACGCCGATGCCGTCTGCGCCAACTTTGACCGCTGGTACAACCTGCCTGTCTCCGCACGCGGATCCGGCAACCTTGCCTACAAAGCCGTCTTCAATGCCTTCTCGGACGCCCCCAATTTGGCTGTGTACAAGTCATGCACTGCCATCGACGAGTACTCCGTCAAAATAGATCTGGCCACCCGGCTCAGCGGTTTCATTCCCGCCCTGGCATCGCCGGAATTTGCGATCTCCTCCCCCAAGGCTCTGCAGCAGTTCAAAGCCGACGTGCTGACCGTGGAAAAGGACGGCCAGAAAGTCTCCGACTACGCGCTGCACCCGACAGGGACGGGTCCCTTCACTCTCGAGTCCTGGGAGGGCGACGAGGTGCGGCTGGCCGCCAACCCTGATTACTGGGGTGTCCGCGGGCAAATCGGCACCGTGGTCTTCTCCACCATCAGCAGTCCGGAAAGCCGCCTGCGGGCCCTGAAAACCGGGCAGGTGGACGGCTATGATCTGGTCACCGTGGCGGATGTGGACGATCTCGCCCGCAACGGCCTCCAGATCCTGCAGCGGGACCCCTATTCGGTGCTTTATCTCGGCATCAATCAGGCCTTCCCCGGAATGGATGACCTCAAGATGCGCCAGGCCATCGCCCACTCCATCGACAAGGGCGCGCTCCTGGACGGGCTCTTCCTTAACGGCACCAAGCAGGCGAACCAGTTTGTGCCGGAAAAGCTCGGGGTTTCCTCGGGGTCCGTCACGAACTACGGCTACGATCCCGAGAAGGCCGCCGAGCTGTTCAAGGAAGCCGGCTACGACGGCGCCGAGCTCCCCTTCTACTATCCGCGTCACGTGACGCGGGCCTATCTGCCCACCCCCGAACGGGTGTACGCGGAACTGAGCCGCCAGCTGACCGCTGCGGGGCTGAACATTAAGCCGGTTCCGGTGGAGTGGTCCGATGATTATCTCTCCAGCGTGCAGACCAGCGGGGACCGGGCCCTGCATTTGTTCGGCATCAGCGGCACCTATAACGATCCGGACAACTTTGTGGGCACCCTTTTCGGCAGTTACACCGAAGAGTTTGCCTACGATGACACGCAGTTGCTGAGCAAGATCGACCGGGCACGAACCCTGCAGGAAGGTCCGGAACGCACGGAAGCGTACACCGCGATTACGGACCGAATCTCCACCCGGGTGCCGGCCGTTCCGCTGGCCTTCCCCATTTCCGCGCTGGCCCTGTCCCCCAGGATCGGTTCCTACCCCACGTCGCCGCTGCTCAACGAGGTCTTTAACCGGATCGAGCTTCGGGACGAGTAA
- a CDS encoding malate:quinone oxidoreductase: MASAHATGDMKLTANSPADTSATKTDVLLIGGGIMSATLGAFLKQLAPDWDISLFERLDRAGLESSDPWNNAGTGHAALCELNYSPAAADGSVDSAKAVGINEQFHVSRQFWSHMVSSGHISNSFINPLPHMSFVWGDAHSEYLRRRYESLSAQPLFKSMEFSEDHSKLAEWAPLIMEGRDPSQRVAGSRVVGGTDVDFGALTRELTGYLAGSGVEMNYGHEVSNVTRSSSGGWDVKVKNRATGASRTVSARFVFIGGGGGALHLLQASGIPEGKGFGGFPVSGQFLRSTDESIIARHNAKVYGQASVGAPPMSVPHLDTRFVNGKRSLLFGPYGGFSPKFLKTGSYLDLPASVRPGNLVPMLAVAKDNMSLVKYLVTEVMKTREGKTKALQEFMPQAGTEGWELITAGQRVQVIKKDPKKGGVLQFGTELITAADGSIGALLGASPGASTAPPIMINLLKRAFPREFGGWEPKIKDMIPGYGVKLNENESLLDELTSDTNRVLGLN; the protein is encoded by the coding sequence ATGGCTAGCGCCCACGCGACTGGAGATATGAAGTTGACTGCTAATAGCCCGGCGGATACGTCCGCAACAAAAACCGATGTACTGCTGATCGGCGGCGGCATCATGAGCGCGACCCTCGGGGCGTTCCTGAAGCAGCTGGCGCCGGACTGGGACATTTCCCTGTTTGAGCGCCTCGACCGCGCCGGACTGGAAAGCTCGGACCCTTGGAACAACGCCGGAACCGGCCACGCCGCACTGTGCGAACTGAACTACAGCCCCGCAGCTGCGGACGGCTCAGTGGATTCGGCCAAGGCGGTGGGCATCAACGAGCAGTTCCACGTGTCCCGCCAGTTCTGGTCCCATATGGTCTCATCCGGCCATATCTCCAACAGCTTCATCAACCCGCTGCCGCACATGAGCTTTGTGTGGGGTGACGCGCACTCCGAGTACCTGCGCCGCCGGTACGAGTCGCTGAGCGCCCAGCCGCTGTTCAAGTCGATGGAATTCTCCGAAGACCACTCCAAGCTGGCCGAATGGGCTCCGCTGATCATGGAGGGACGCGACCCTTCCCAGCGTGTTGCCGGTTCCCGCGTCGTCGGCGGCACCGACGTCGACTTCGGCGCGCTGACCCGCGAACTGACCGGTTACCTGGCCGGCAGCGGCGTGGAGATGAATTACGGCCACGAAGTCAGCAACGTCACCCGCTCCTCCTCCGGCGGTTGGGATGTCAAGGTCAAGAACCGCGCTACCGGGGCCTCCCGCACGGTGTCCGCACGCTTCGTCTTCATCGGCGGCGGCGGCGGTGCCCTGCACCTGCTCCAGGCCTCCGGCATTCCCGAGGGCAAGGGATTTGGCGGGTTCCCGGTCTCCGGCCAGTTCCTGCGCTCCACTGACGAGTCCATCATTGCCCGCCACAACGCCAAAGTGTACGGCCAGGCCTCAGTGGGCGCCCCGCCCATGTCTGTCCCGCACCTGGACACCCGCTTCGTCAACGGCAAGCGTTCGCTGCTGTTCGGCCCGTACGGCGGCTTCTCCCCCAAGTTCCTGAAGACCGGCTCCTATCTGGACCTGCCTGCTTCGGTGCGGCCGGGCAACCTGGTTCCGATGCTGGCCGTGGCCAAGGACAACATGTCCCTGGTCAAGTACCTGGTCACCGAAGTGATGAAGACCCGCGAGGGCAAGACGAAGGCGCTGCAGGAATTCATGCCGCAGGCGGGTACCGAAGGCTGGGAGCTCATCACCGCCGGGCAGCGCGTGCAGGTCATCAAGAAGGACCCGAAGAAGGGCGGCGTGCTGCAGTTCGGCACCGAACTCATCACCGCAGCGGACGGCTCCATCGGCGCCCTGCTGGGTGCTTCGCCGGGTGCCTCCACGGCCCCGCCCATCATGATCAACCTGCTCAAGCGTGCCTTCCCGCGCGAGTTTGGCGGCTGGGAGCCGAAGATCAAGGACATGATTCCGGGATACGGCGTCAAGCTCAATGAGAACGAGTCCCTGCTGGATGAACTCACCTCTGACACCAACCGTGTTCTGGGCCTGAACTAA
- a CDS encoding efflux RND transporter permease subunit, producing the protein MDRLAKFSLSNRALIALITVFIAVFGVISMGSLKQELIPSLEFPQITVITALPGASPEVVDKQISEPLEGALTAVEGLEDSSATSRNSISTISLTFAYGTDLDRARGQVDRAISNARQLLPDDANPQSLAGSISDFPIVYLAVSSDEPLAELNADLQRLTVPRLQKIEGVRTAEVTGGSTRSISILPDEAALAALGVTPSAISSALENSGALVPAGTVAEDTRTLSIQIGSPLDSLEKVSALPVESTRSSGSNASADPVTIGDVASVEIVEDENTSITRTNGQPTLAVSITKTPAGDTVGISHQVTDLLPALESELGNGAKFTVVFDQAPFIEESISNLTTEGILGLGFAVLVILVFLLSVRSTLVTAVSIPLSLLVTFIGLLAFGYSLNILTLGALTIAIGRVVDDSIVVIENIKRHLGYGTDKRTAILTAVREVAGAITASTLTTVAVFAPIAFVGGLAGELFRPFAITTSLALLASLLVSLTIVPVLAYWFLKSGQPVADPAAYRAEVEARESKTFLQRGYVPILRTTQRHPVYTVVAGVIVLAATAAMTPLLQTNLLGDTGQNTFSVRQELPPGTSLETTSAAAEEVEEVLRGTEGVKDVQVTMGTSSAGFAAFSSGGSAVASYTVITEPGVDQVALRETVSSELDSLDDDAGNITLGSTGGGFGTSNTVDISLSAGDPGELQPAADEVVEAMSSLPAAGEVTSNLSSSSPVVQVSIDRAKAVAAGLNEQQIAGLVASTLSPLPAGTIRIGTDDFPVLIGEGTQITSVEQLSRVPVPAGSGTVPLSSLATVEEVDVPTSISSSGGERTAVVSVSPAGENLGAAITEVQDKLAELDLPASVTATLSGAATQQNESFTQLGLALLAAIAIVYVIMVATFKSLIQPLILLVSVPFAATGAILLLLVTGVPLGLPSLVGMLMLVGIVVTNAIVLVDLINQYRRPHNGEPGMNVADAIMRGARQRLRPILMTALATVFALTPMALGVTGEGGFISRPLAIVVIGGLVSSTVLTLILVPVLYRLVEGAREKRAGRRRHSANHAANRLISD; encoded by the coding sequence ATGGACCGTTTGGCCAAGTTTTCCCTCTCCAACCGGGCGCTCATTGCCCTGATCACGGTGTTCATTGCCGTCTTCGGGGTGATCTCCATGGGATCCCTGAAGCAGGAGCTCATTCCGTCGCTGGAGTTCCCGCAGATCACCGTGATCACCGCACTGCCCGGCGCCTCGCCGGAAGTGGTGGACAAGCAGATCAGCGAACCGCTGGAGGGTGCACTGACCGCGGTGGAAGGCCTGGAGGATTCCTCCGCCACCTCCCGCAACTCGATCTCCACCATCAGCCTGACCTTCGCCTACGGCACCGACCTGGACCGTGCCCGCGGCCAGGTGGACCGCGCCATCTCCAACGCCCGCCAGCTGCTGCCCGATGACGCCAACCCGCAGTCCCTGGCCGGCAGCATCAGCGACTTCCCGATTGTGTACCTTGCGGTCTCCTCGGATGAGCCGCTGGCCGAACTCAATGCCGACCTGCAGCGCCTCACCGTTCCGCGGCTGCAAAAGATCGAAGGGGTACGCACCGCTGAAGTTACCGGCGGATCCACCCGGAGCATTTCCATCCTGCCCGACGAGGCGGCCCTCGCCGCCCTGGGCGTCACGCCGTCGGCGATCTCCTCCGCACTGGAGAACAGCGGCGCCCTGGTGCCCGCGGGTACCGTCGCTGAAGACACCCGCACTCTGTCCATCCAGATCGGCAGTCCGCTGGACAGCTTGGAGAAGGTCTCCGCCCTGCCGGTGGAGTCCACCCGCAGCAGCGGCTCCAACGCTTCCGCGGATCCGGTGACCATCGGCGACGTTGCCTCGGTGGAGATCGTGGAAGACGAGAACACCTCAATTACCCGCACCAATGGACAGCCGACGCTGGCGGTGTCCATCACCAAGACTCCCGCGGGCGACACCGTTGGCATTTCCCACCAGGTGACCGATCTCCTGCCCGCCCTGGAATCAGAGCTCGGCAACGGCGCCAAGTTCACCGTGGTCTTTGACCAGGCCCCGTTCATCGAGGAATCCATCTCCAACCTCACCACCGAAGGCATCCTCGGCCTGGGCTTCGCCGTCCTGGTGATCCTGGTCTTCCTGCTCTCGGTGCGCTCCACCCTGGTCACCGCCGTCTCCATTCCGCTGTCCCTGCTGGTGACCTTCATTGGCCTGCTGGCGTTCGGTTATTCGCTGAACATCCTGACCCTGGGCGCGCTGACCATTGCCATCGGCCGGGTGGTGGATGACTCCATTGTGGTCATCGAGAACATCAAGCGGCACCTGGGGTACGGCACGGACAAGCGGACGGCCATCCTCACCGCTGTGCGAGAAGTCGCCGGCGCCATTACCGCCTCAACCCTGACCACCGTTGCCGTCTTCGCTCCGATCGCCTTTGTGGGCGGGCTGGCCGGTGAGCTATTCCGCCCGTTCGCCATCACCACCTCCCTGGCACTGCTGGCGTCGCTGCTGGTTTCGCTGACCATTGTGCCGGTGCTGGCGTACTGGTTCCTGAAGTCCGGCCAGCCGGTGGCGGACCCGGCGGCGTACCGCGCCGAAGTGGAAGCTCGGGAATCCAAAACCTTCCTGCAGCGCGGCTATGTGCCGATCCTGCGCACCACCCAGCGGCATCCGGTGTACACGGTGGTGGCCGGCGTGATTGTCCTTGCCGCCACGGCGGCGATGACCCCGCTGCTGCAGACGAACCTGCTGGGCGACACCGGGCAGAACACCTTCAGCGTCCGGCAGGAACTGCCCCCGGGTACCTCGCTGGAAACCACCTCCGCCGCAGCCGAAGAGGTGGAGGAGGTGCTCCGCGGCACCGAGGGCGTCAAGGACGTCCAGGTCACCATGGGCACCTCCAGTGCCGGCTTCGCCGCCTTCAGCTCCGGCGGATCCGCGGTGGCCTCCTACACGGTCATCACCGAGCCGGGCGTTGACCAGGTGGCGCTGCGGGAGACGGTTAGCAGCGAATTGGATTCCCTGGACGACGACGCCGGGAACATCACCCTGGGCAGCACCGGCGGCGGTTTCGGCACCTCCAACACGGTGGACATCAGCCTGTCCGCCGGCGATCCGGGTGAACTGCAGCCGGCGGCCGATGAGGTAGTGGAAGCGATGTCCTCGCTGCCTGCCGCAGGTGAAGTCACCAGCAACCTGTCCTCCTCCTCCCCCGTGGTCCAGGTGTCGATTGACCGTGCCAAGGCAGTGGCTGCGGGTTTGAATGAACAGCAGATTGCCGGTCTGGTGGCCTCCACGCTCAGCCCGCTGCCGGCCGGAACCATCCGCATCGGCACCGACGACTTCCCCGTGCTCATCGGCGAAGGAACACAGATCACCAGCGTGGAGCAGCTCAGCCGGGTTCCCGTTCCCGCCGGGTCCGGCACCGTTCCGCTGAGCTCGCTGGCCACGGTTGAGGAAGTGGACGTCCCGACGTCGATATCCTCCTCAGGCGGCGAACGCACCGCCGTCGTCTCAGTGTCCCCGGCGGGAGAGAATCTGGGCGCGGCCATTACCGAGGTCCAGGACAAACTGGCGGAGCTGGACCTGCCCGCCAGCGTCACGGCCACGCTCTCCGGCGCCGCCACCCAGCAGAACGAGTCCTTCACCCAGCTGGGACTGGCACTGCTGGCGGCAATTGCCATTGTCTACGTGATTATGGTGGCCACGTTCAAGTCCCTCATTCAGCCGCTGATCCTGCTGGTATCGGTGCCGTTTGCGGCCACCGGCGCAATCCTGCTGCTGCTGGTCACCGGAGTGCCGCTGGGTCTGCCCTCCCTGGTGGGCATGCTGATGCTGGTGGGCATTGTGGTCACCAACGCCATTGTGCTGGTGGACCTGATCAACCAGTACCGGCGCCCGCACAACGGGGAGCCGGGCATGAACGTGGCCGATGCCATCATGCGCGGCGCCCGGCAGCGGCTGCGGCCCATCCTGATGACCGCGCTGGCAACTGTCTTTGCCCTGACCCCCATGGCCTTGGGTGTCACCGGTGAAGGCGGCTTCATTTCCCGTCCGCTGGCGATCGTGGTGATCGGCGGCCTGGTCTCCTCCACCGTCCTGACCCTCATTCTGGTGCCGGTCCTGTACCGGCTGGTGGAAGGCGCCCGGGAGAAGCGGGCCGGCCGGCGCCGCCACTCGGCGAATCACGCCGCCAACCGTTTAATTAGTGATTGA